Below is a genomic region from Candidatus Methylomirabilota bacterium.
AAGCTCGAGGCCCATAGCAAGGTTTCCTTCGCCATCGTCTTGCTCACGCCAGACGACACGGGTAAGGCGGCTGGGGCTTCGGAGGCTTCGCAGCCGCGTGCTAGACAGAACGTGATACTAGAACTAGGGTATTTCTTGGGGAAGCTCGGACGGTCCCAGGTTGCTGTCCTCTACGATGAGAGCGTTGAGTTACCATCAGACTACAGGGGTATCGAGTACGTTAAGCTCGACGCGGAGGGTGCATGGAAACTCAAACTGGCAAAAGAACTGAAAGCGGCTGGTTTGCATGTGGACATGAACAAGGCTGTCTGAAGATGCCGAGCAAAGGTTTTGCAGCGGACGCGCAATAGACGCCTGCCGTTAGCAAAGTCGACTCGAAGAGTGAGTTTTGATACACTTTTTTGGGGAGGTTGAGGTGACAAAGTTTCTTCAAAGGGTATTCGAGGAAGCATTGACTTCCTAAGTCTGAGGAGGATGCCATGACAACTGTCGAGTCGATTGAGCGCGCTATCGAGCGGCTTTCCCCCGACGAACTTGCCAAATTGCGACGCTGGTTCTTGGAGTTCGATGCCGCCGCTTGGGATGCTCAGATCGAAGCAGATGCTGCTGCCGGAAAATTCGATGCGTTAGCTAAAGAGGCTCTAGCTGAATACCGTAGCGGTAAGGCGCGCGAGATTTGAGGCACTTCACGTCGAGCCAATTCTGGCGCTGTTTCGATGCTCTGCCAACCGCCATCCAGGATCTCGCCAGACGCGACTACGCTCTTCTCAAGCAAAATCCGGCGCACCCATCCCTACAATTCAAATCCGTGTGTGGCGGACGCTTCCGTAGCGTTCGGATCGGTACTCATTACCGTGCCCTTGGGCTGCCAGTCCCAGAGGGGGTGCAGTGGTTCTGGATTGGGCCGCACGCCAAGTACGACAAGTTCTTTGGCTAACCATTCGAGGAATCGGATCTGTTACCTATGTACCCGGTTTGTACTGTTAGCCTTGGTTTTTGCGAGCGCAGCATCGGAATGAGGAGGT
It encodes:
- a CDS encoding nucleotide-binding protein, with translation TAPSRRVFLVHGHDQAILQQTARFLEKLDLQPVILFEQPGKNQSIVEKLEAHSKVSFAIVLLTPDDTGKAAGASEASQPRARQNVILELGYFLGKLGRSQVAVLYDESVELPSDYRGIEYVKLDAEGAWKLKLAKELKAAGLHVDMNKAV